A window of Amycolatopsis australiensis contains these coding sequences:
- a CDS encoding MFS transporter has product MTVTAEAPAPAGVVRATRREWIGLAVLALPALLVSLDVFVLVLALPKLAAGLHADGTQQLWIMDTYGFMVAGFMVTMGTLGDRIGRRKLLLAGAAAFGIASVVAAFSTSPGMLIVARGVLGIAGATLAPSTLSLIGTLFRDPRQRAQAIGIWAGCFTVGAIVGPMVGGFLLEHFWWGACFLLGVPAMVLLLVIGPKLLPEYRDTEAGRLDLPSVALSLGTILPAVYGVKEFARDGLHPGPVVALVVGVTVGYLFVRRQRTLDEPLVDFSLLAAKAFRTALGGMLLFSMLGGTTMLFVAQFFQLAQHLSPVGAALGLLPGMAASTVSFLAAPALARRVEPHGLIAGGVALAAAGMVILVFAGTAAGPVWPALGFAVTSLGVGPMVALGTDLVVGSVPQRKAGAAASLAQTVNEFGYAIGLATVGTLGNAVARAHGFAAGLHVVAGLAAVAFAALVWFVARNLRAA; this is encoded by the coding sequence ATGACCGTCACCGCCGAAGCGCCGGCTCCTGCCGGGGTCGTGCGGGCCACGCGCCGGGAATGGATCGGCCTCGCCGTCCTCGCCCTGCCCGCCCTGCTCGTCTCCCTCGACGTCTTCGTCCTCGTTCTCGCGTTGCCGAAGCTCGCCGCCGGGTTGCACGCCGATGGCACCCAACAGCTCTGGATCATGGACACCTACGGCTTCATGGTCGCCGGGTTCATGGTCACCATGGGGACCCTCGGCGACCGGATCGGGCGCCGGAAGCTGCTGCTCGCCGGGGCTGCCGCCTTCGGGATCGCCTCCGTCGTCGCCGCCTTCTCCACCAGTCCCGGCATGCTCATCGTCGCCCGGGGCGTGCTCGGGATCGCCGGGGCGACGCTCGCTCCTTCCACCCTCTCGCTCATCGGCACCCTCTTCCGGGACCCGCGGCAGCGCGCGCAGGCCATCGGTATCTGGGCCGGCTGCTTCACCGTCGGCGCCATCGTCGGCCCGATGGTCGGCGGCTTCCTGCTCGAGCACTTCTGGTGGGGCGCCTGCTTCCTGCTCGGCGTGCCCGCCATGGTCCTGCTCCTGGTCATCGGCCCGAAGCTGCTGCCCGAGTACCGCGACACCGAAGCCGGCCGCCTCGACCTGCCCAGCGTCGCCCTGTCGCTCGGCACCATCCTGCCCGCCGTCTACGGCGTCAAGGAATTCGCCCGCGACGGCCTCCACCCCGGTCCCGTCGTCGCCCTCGTCGTCGGTGTCACCGTCGGATACCTCTTCGTCCGGCGCCAGCGGACGCTCGACGAGCCCTTGGTCGACTTCAGCCTGCTCGCCGCGAAGGCGTTCCGGACCGCGCTCGGCGGGATGCTCCTGTTCAGCATGCTCGGCGGCACGACCATGCTCTTCGTCGCGCAGTTCTTCCAGCTCGCGCAGCACCTCTCGCCGGTCGGGGCCGCGCTGGGGCTGCTGCCCGGGATGGCCGCCTCCACCGTCAGCTTCCTCGCCGCACCCGCGCTCGCCCGCCGCGTCGAGCCGCACGGGCTGATCGCCGGTGGGGTCGCCCTCGCCGCGGCCGGCATGGTGATCCTCGTCTTCGCCGGGACCGCCGCCGGGCCGGTGTGGCCCGCACTCGGGTTCGCCGTGACGTCGCTGGGTGTCGGCCCGATGGTCGCGCTGGGCACCGACCTCGTCGTCGGTTCCGTGCCGCAGCGCAAGGCGGGCGCCGCCGCTTCGCTGGCCCAGACCGTCAACGAGTTCGGCTACGCGATCGGCCTCGCCACCGTCGGCACGCTCGGCAACGCCGTCGCCCGCGCCCACGGGTTCGCCGCCGGGCTGCACGTCGTCGCCGGGCTCGCCGCCGTCGCGTTCGCCGCCCTCGTCTGGTTCGTCGCCCGGAACCTGCGGGCCGCCTGA
- a CDS encoding DUF1707 SHOCT-like domain-containing protein, with product MGEEETAAAEPVTETRPLSERDLRVSDDEREHVVGVLQKAIGRGMIDLDEFTERTDRALAAKTRGELNAVLADLAGLYHPAAAVAAAPAYAPPVGYGGYAPGQRFELNAKYSSLVRSGPWVVPPEMVVRNKYGSTKLDFTEAQVQSPVVHIELDAKWGSVEVVIPEHAAIDVNAITDIKFGSLEDKTRSNGRAGHPRFVLTGRVHGGSLVIRHPRRGLFG from the coding sequence ATGGGCGAGGAAGAGACCGCGGCGGCGGAACCGGTGACCGAGACCAGGCCGTTGAGCGAGCGGGATCTCCGGGTGTCCGACGACGAGCGCGAGCACGTCGTCGGGGTGCTGCAGAAGGCGATCGGCCGGGGGATGATCGACCTCGACGAGTTCACCGAGCGCACGGACCGCGCGCTGGCGGCGAAGACCCGCGGCGAGCTGAACGCCGTGCTGGCCGACCTCGCCGGGCTGTACCACCCGGCGGCCGCGGTCGCCGCCGCACCGGCGTACGCGCCTCCGGTGGGCTACGGCGGTTACGCGCCCGGACAGCGCTTCGAGCTGAACGCGAAGTATTCGTCGCTGGTCCGCAGCGGGCCGTGGGTGGTCCCGCCGGAGATGGTGGTGCGGAACAAGTACGGCTCGACGAAGCTCGACTTCACCGAGGCCCAGGTGCAGTCGCCGGTGGTGCACATCGAGCTGGACGCCAAGTGGGGTTCGGTCGAGGTGGTCATCCCGGAGCACGCGGCGATCGACGTCAACGCGATCACCGACATCAAGTTCGGCTCGCTGGAGGACAAGACACGCAGCAACGGACGCGCGGGCCACCCGCGGTTCGTGCTGACCGGCCGCGTCCACGGCGGTTCGCTGGTCATCCGGCACCCGCGGCGCGGGTTGTTCGGCTAG
- a CDS encoding response regulator: MNEPRISVMVVDDHPIWRDGVARDLTENGFDVKATAPDAGAAVRIARTVRPDVVLMDLNLGSSSGVDATREITSALPSTKVLVLSASGEHKDVLEAVKAGASGYLVKSASAAELVDAVHRTAAGDPVFTAGLAGLVLGEYRRMADASREDAAGAEPPRLTERETDVLRLVAKGLTARQIAERLVLSHRTVENHVQSTLRKLQLHNRVELARYAIEHGLDEE; encoded by the coding sequence ATGAACGAGCCGCGGATCTCGGTGATGGTGGTCGACGACCACCCGATCTGGCGTGACGGAGTGGCCCGCGACCTGACCGAAAACGGCTTCGACGTGAAGGCGACCGCCCCGGACGCCGGCGCGGCCGTGCGGATCGCGCGCACAGTCCGGCCGGACGTCGTGCTGATGGACCTCAACCTCGGCAGCAGCTCGGGCGTGGACGCCACCCGCGAGATCACCTCGGCGCTGCCGTCGACGAAGGTGCTGGTGCTGTCGGCGAGCGGCGAGCACAAGGACGTCCTGGAGGCGGTGAAGGCCGGCGCGTCCGGCTACCTGGTCAAGTCGGCGTCGGCCGCGGAGCTGGTGGACGCCGTGCACCGCACGGCCGCCGGCGACCCGGTGTTCACCGCCGGGCTGGCCGGGCTGGTGCTCGGGGAGTACCGGCGGATGGCCGACGCGTCGCGCGAGGACGCCGCCGGTGCCGAGCCGCCCCGGCTGACCGAGCGCGAGACCGACGTCCTGCGCCTGGTCGCGAAGGGGCTGACCGCGCGGCAGATCGCCGAGCGGCTCGTGCTGTCGCACCGCACGGTGGAGAACCACGTGCAGTCGACGCTGCGGAAGCTGCAGCTGCACAACCGCGTCGAGCTGGCCAGGTACGCGATCGAGCACGGCCTCGACGAAGAGTGA
- the macS gene encoding MacS family sensor histidine kinase: MTAARTPDPVTPMWRGVLAFRVLTWAFACGTVIVQSGHYRREWLAWTVLAVMAGWSIVSSLLYLRERTRPPWLVVFDVVLTTGLLLTSPWVLSDAQFALGVPLITTVWAAVPPVAAGARFGAAGGVLAGLVLGVATGLAREKFDLDVARDGVLLAGAGLLVGMAATMGRRSAARLEQALRKEAATAERERLARSIHDSVLQVLARVRKRGNEVGGEAAELARLAGEQEIALRSLVSTEPPAPNDSGTTSLRAALQLLATSSVQVSTPADDVELPAHVTDELVAVTREALSNVEKHAGPGAHAWVLLEDLGSEVVVSIRDDGPGIPAGVLERAAAEGHLGVVESIRGRVRDLGGSATLDTGPGRGTEWEVRVPSTRGAK; this comes from the coding sequence ATGACCGCTGCGCGGACGCCGGACCCGGTCACGCCGATGTGGCGCGGCGTGCTCGCGTTCCGCGTGCTGACCTGGGCGTTCGCCTGCGGGACCGTCATCGTCCAAAGTGGTCACTACCGGCGTGAGTGGCTGGCCTGGACGGTCCTCGCCGTGATGGCCGGGTGGTCGATCGTCAGCAGCCTGCTGTACCTGCGCGAGCGGACGCGGCCGCCGTGGCTGGTCGTCTTCGACGTGGTGCTCACGACCGGGTTGCTGCTGACCTCGCCGTGGGTGCTCAGCGACGCGCAGTTCGCGCTCGGCGTCCCGCTCATCACCACGGTGTGGGCGGCCGTCCCGCCGGTGGCCGCGGGCGCGCGGTTCGGCGCGGCCGGCGGTGTGCTGGCCGGGCTGGTCCTGGGCGTCGCGACCGGGCTGGCGCGGGAGAAGTTCGACCTCGACGTCGCCCGCGACGGCGTCCTGCTCGCCGGGGCCGGGCTGCTGGTCGGCATGGCCGCGACGATGGGCCGCCGGTCGGCCGCGCGGCTGGAGCAGGCACTGCGGAAGGAAGCGGCGACGGCCGAGCGTGAGCGGCTGGCCCGGTCGATCCACGACAGCGTGCTGCAGGTGCTGGCCCGCGTCCGCAAGCGCGGCAACGAAGTCGGCGGTGAAGCGGCCGAGCTGGCCAGGCTCGCCGGGGAGCAGGAGATCGCCCTGCGCTCGCTGGTGTCGACCGAGCCGCCGGCACCGAACGACAGCGGCACGACGAGCCTGCGGGCCGCGTTGCAGCTGCTTGCGACGTCGTCGGTGCAGGTATCGACCCCGGCGGACGACGTCGAGCTGCCCGCGCACGTCACCGACGAGCTGGTCGCTGTGACCCGCGAAGCGCTCTCGAACGTCGAGAAGCACGCGGGACCCGGCGCGCACGCGTGGGTGCTGCTGGAGGACCTCGGCAGCGAGGTCGTGGTGAGCATCCGCGACGACGGGCCCGGCATCCCGGCCGGCGTGCTCGAGCGGGCGGCGGCCGAAGGCCACCTCGGCGTGGTGGAATCCATCCGGGGGAGGGTGCGCGACCTCGGCGGGAGCGCGACCCTCGACACCGGGCCCGGCCGGGGCACGGAGTGGGAGGTCAGGGTGCCGAGCACGAGGGGTGCGAAATGA